In a genomic window of Cryptococcus depauperatus CBS 7841 chromosome 8, complete sequence:
- a CDS encoding peptide chain release factor 1 — protein sequence MLKPIITRQARSLATIAQKTKPISSNATIRSKCSLKMSKHTSIYELPSTRNYATTSKTQWATDTEQRHEKLITAAQAKFNIYKQTVEDEAQTTEVDIQIQIERAKIQKELSLLAGVWNRYTKLKKSVLDMKPYLNDPDPSLRELFESEYSALCDEFDTIITSTIPSVIIPPLATASLPVIMSLNAGIGGLEAALCTEDIARMYLRFAANRGWKVEEISRVEGTGGKGGGGIREVTLKFERGEWGEEGAEVYGALQWEKGVHRVQRIPAHESQGRIHTSTVAVIVMPLYPDTVDTPLVDPKDVKIEVMRARGAGGQHVNKTESAVRMTHVPTGISVSMQDSRSQHQNRAWAWEILRARLSEKKHTEEVEARRASRRDQVKGADRSDKIRTYNFNQDRLTDHRFGFTVIGLQNILDGGGLEDVITIMKRDFNERRLEALLKGEEDLDY from the exons ATGCTGAAACCGATAATCACAAGACAAGCAAGGTCCCTGGCCACCATTGCCCAGAAAACTAAACCCATCAGCAGCAATGCCACGATACGGAGTAAATGCTCTCTGAAAATGTCTAAACATACCTCAATATACGAATTGCCATCCACCAGAAACTACGCAACGACTAGCAAAACGCAATGGGCTACTGACACGGAGCAGAGACACGAAAAGTTGATTACAGCAGCTCAGGCCAAGTtcaatatatataaacaaacaGTGGAGGAT GAAGCCCAAACGACAGAAGTGGACATTCAAATACAAATCGAGCGGgcaaagatacaaaaagaattgtCACTTCTTGCAGGGGTATGGAACCGATATACTAAGCTGAAAAAG TCTGTCTTGGATATGAAGCCATACTTGAACGACCCCGATCCCAGTCTTCGAGAATTATTCGAAAGTGAATATTCCGCTCTATGCGATGAGTTTGATACTATTATAACGTCAACAATCCCATCCGTAATTATCCCCCCTCTGGCTACTGCTTCTCTTCCCGTTATCATGTCGCTCAACGCAGGGATAGGCGGGTTAGAAGCAGCGTTGTGTACAGAAGATATCGCTCGGATGTACCTCCGTTTCGCTGCCAATCGGGGTTGGaaagtggaagagatcAGTCGGGTAGAAGGAACAGGGGGTAAAGGCGGCGGTGGGATTCGAGAAGTGACGCTCAAGTTTGAGAGGGGAGAATGGGGAGAAGAGGGTGCGGAAGTGTATGGTGCGTTACAATGGGAAAAAGGTGTTCATAGAGTTCAACGAATACCGGCCCATGAATCACAGGGCAGAATACATACTTCTACTGTCGCCGTCATT GTCATGCCGCTATATCCTGATACAGTCGATACCCCTTTAGTTGATCCGAAAGatgtcaagattgaagtGATGAGAGCACGAGGAGCAGGTGGTCAACACGTCAACAAGACAGAATCCGCTGTACGGATGACACATGTGCCCACTGGTATCTCTGTGTCAATGCAGGATTCCCGTAGCCAGCACCAA AATCGAGCGTGGGCATGGGAAATCCTTCGAGCGAGACTTTCGGAAAAGAAGCATACGGAGGAGGTTGAGGCTCGTAGAGCTAGCCGACGTGATCAGGTCAAGGGAGCCGATCGAAGCGATAAAATTAGAACGTATAATTTCAACCAG GATCGACTAACGGATCATCGTTTTGGCTTTACCGTCATTGGGCTACAAAACATTTTGGATGGAGGTGGATTAGAAGATGTTATCACAataatgaaaagagatttcAACGAGAGAAGACTAGAAGCTCTTTTGAAGGGCGAAGAAGATTTAGATTATTGA